The proteins below come from a single Enterobacteriaceae endosymbiont of Donacia fulgens genomic window:
- the lepA gene encoding translation elongation factor 4, which yields MKNIRNFSIIAHIDHGKSTFADRLIEICGGLSNREMTSQVLDTMDLERERGITIKAQSVSLNYKAKNNNFYKLNFIDTPGHVDFSYEVSRSLSACEGALLLIDASQGIEAQTLSNCDTALKMGLKVLPVINKIDLLTVNIKKIQEDIQEIIGIKSKEILKCSAKTGLGIKEIIENLVKNIPPPKGNINTSLQALIIDSWFDNYLGVIVLICIKNGQIFKGMKIIILNTKKKYVVEKIGIFTPKKINLNVLKCGDVGWIVLGIKNINEVPVGATITSYIKPSNIMLSGFKKSVPKVFAGLFPIISDEYKIFSNALKKLSLNDSALFFEPENSEILGYGYRCGFLGLLHMEIIQQRLLKEYNINIITTAPSVKYEIETINKDILYIDNPSKFPSSFLIKEIREPILKCKIISPIKYIGKIIQLCITKNGIQKDIIYHGNQVILIYEIPMIEVIINFFDKLKSITKGYGSLDYNFINFKKSDLICINILINKKNVDALTTITYKKKIYSYSRILIEKIKKLIPRQQFDITIQATIGKKIISSTNIKQLRKNVIAKCYGGDISRKKKLIQKQKEGKKRMKNIGNIKLPTSVFLAMLKINK from the coding sequence ATGAAAAATATAAGAAATTTTTCAATTATTGCTCATATTGATCATGGAAAATCAACATTTGCAGATAGATTAATTGAAATTTGTGGTGGATTATCTAATAGAGAAATGACATCACAAGTATTAGATACTATGGATTTAGAAAGAGAAAGAGGAATTACAATAAAAGCACAAAGTGTTTCTTTAAATTATAAAGCAAAAAATAATAATTTTTATAAATTAAATTTTATTGATACTCCAGGTCATGTAGATTTTTCTTATGAAGTTTCTAGATCTTTATCTGCATGTGAAGGAGCATTATTATTAATAGATGCTTCACAGGGGATTGAAGCTCAAACTTTGTCTAATTGTGATACTGCTCTAAAAATGGGATTGAAAGTATTACCAGTTATTAATAAAATTGATTTATTAACTGTTAATATTAAAAAAATTCAAGAAGATATTCAAGAAATAATAGGTATTAAATCTAAAGAAATTCTTAAATGTTCAGCTAAAACTGGACTAGGAATTAAAGAAATAATAGAAAATTTAGTTAAAAATATCCCCCCTCCAAAAGGAAATATTAATACCTCTTTACAAGCTCTTATTATAGATTCATGGTTTGATAATTATCTCGGAGTTATAGTTTTAATTTGTATTAAAAATGGTCAAATTTTTAAAGGAATGAAAATAATTATTTTAAATACAAAAAAAAAATATGTTGTTGAAAAAATAGGAATTTTTACTCCTAAAAAAATAAATTTAAATGTATTAAAATGTGGTGATGTTGGTTGGATAGTTTTAGGTATAAAAAATATAAATGAAGTTCCAGTAGGAGCTACTATAACATCATATATAAAACCATCTAATATAATGTTATCTGGATTTAAAAAAAGTGTTCCTAAAGTTTTTGCTGGTTTATTTCCAATAATATCAGACGAATATAAAATTTTTAGTAATGCATTAAAAAAATTAAGTTTAAATGATTCTGCTTTATTTTTTGAACCAGAAAATTCAGAAATATTAGGTTATGGATATAGATGTGGTTTTTTAGGTTTATTACATATGGAAATTATACAACAACGTTTATTAAAAGAATATAATATAAATATTATTACTACTGCACCTTCTGTAAAATATGAGATAGAAACAATTAATAAAGATATTTTATATATAGATAATCCATCTAAATTTCCATCATCTTTCTTAATAAAAGAAATAAGAGAACCTATTTTAAAATGTAAAATTATTTCCCCTATTAAATATATAGGAAAAATTATTCAATTATGTATAACAAAAAATGGGATACAAAAAGATATAATATATCATGGTAATCAAGTAATATTAATTTATGAAATACCTATGATTGAAGTAATTATAAATTTTTTTGATAAATTAAAATCTATTACAAAAGGATATGGATCTTTAGATTATAATTTTATAAATTTTAAAAAATCTGATTTAATTTGTATTAATATTCTTATTAATAAAAAAAATGTTGATGCATTAACAACAATTACTTATAAAAAAAAAATTTATTCTTATAGTCGTATTTTAATAGAAAAAATTAAAAAATTAATTCCAAGACAACAATTTGATATTACAATTCAAGCTACAATAGGAAAAAAAATTATTTCTAGTACAAATATTAAACAATTAAGAAAAAATGTTATTGCAAAATGTTATGGAGGAGATATTAGTAGAAAAAAAAAATTAATTCAAAAACAAAAAGAAGGAAAAAAAAGAATGAAAAATATTGGTAATATAAAATTACCAACTTCAGTTTTTTTAGCTATGTTAAAGATAAATAAATAA
- a CDS encoding M3 family metallopeptidase, which yields MCNPLLSDFLLPPFDKITNDCMISAIEITIKNSKKKINKILNKYKHNYNWENFCQKILELDENLYRIFSPISHLYYVCNNNQIRKNYETIIKMITNYYIWIKQNIYLYNAYIELKNNQKNLNFDKLKITSLNNIIRDFKFSGILLSQEKKKIYIKYVTHLLKLQNIFNNNVFDSTQKLEKNILDKKELNGIPNHIIDILYQNAILKNKKGYLITFDFPIYSSIITFCKNNVLRKKIYYMYNTRASSLDQNKSKFNNESIIIKELSLRLKLSKLLGYNSYSEQSLVVKSAKKVDKVLSFLYKLIKLSKKQAEKEVFDLKNFIKKKYNLVKINPWDIAFFSEKYKFYLYGIDDNIIRDYFPINIVMKGMFNIINKIYGLIFKQRKVSVWHKSVMFFDVFNSKYQLYGSIYFDLYIRTEKRSGAWMDICQTRMLKENGIIQYPIAYVNCNFTPSSNKTFLLNHNEVLTLFHEFGHALHHITSKINISNISGINGIPLDIVEFPSQFMEYWCWEIKSLQLISQHYKKKNNIPENIIDKLIKSKKYNSALLLMRQIELSLFDIRIHNEFNLNKKNQISDLITEIRKNLITISPMPIWYKYTNVFNHVFGGEYAAGYYSYLWAEQLAADSFLYFKKNGLFNQKIGKKFLNNLLSLGSSQDPLILFKKFRGKELNSNSILIQRGINYN from the coding sequence ATGTGTAATCCTTTATTATCTGATTTCCTATTACCACCTTTTGATAAAATAACTAATGATTGTATGATTTCTGCAATAGAAATTACAATTAAAAATTCTAAAAAAAAAATTAATAAAATTTTAAATAAATATAAACATAATTATAACTGGGAAAATTTTTGTCAAAAAATATTAGAATTAGATGAAAATTTATATCGTATTTTTTCTCCCATAAGTCATTTATATTATGTTTGTAACAATAATCAAATTAGAAAAAATTATGAAACTATTATTAAAATGATAACTAATTATTATATATGGATTAAACAAAATATATATTTATATAATGCTTATATAGAATTAAAAAATAATCAAAAAAATTTAAATTTTGATAAATTAAAAATTACATCTCTTAATAATATAATACGTGATTTTAAATTTTCAGGAATTTTATTATCTCAAGAAAAAAAAAAAATATATATAAAATATGTAACACATTTATTAAAATTACAAAATATTTTTAATAATAATGTTTTTGATAGTACTCAAAAGTTAGAAAAAAATATTTTAGATAAAAAAGAATTAAATGGAATCCCTAATCATATAATAGATATTTTATATCAAAATGCTATTTTAAAAAATAAAAAAGGATATTTAATTACTTTTGATTTTCCTATTTATTCTTCTATAATAACATTTTGTAAAAATAATGTATTAAGAAAAAAAATATATTATATGTATAATACAAGAGCATCTTCTTTAGACCAAAATAAATCTAAATTTAATAACGAATCTATCATAATAAAAGAATTATCGTTACGTCTAAAATTATCTAAATTATTAGGATATAATTCTTATTCTGAACAATCTTTAGTAGTTAAATCTGCTAAAAAAGTTGATAAAGTTTTATCTTTTTTATATAAATTAATAAAACTATCTAAAAAACAAGCAGAAAAAGAAGTTTTTGATTTAAAAAATTTTATTAAAAAAAAATATAATTTAGTTAAAATAAATCCATGGGATATAGCATTTTTTTCAGAAAAATATAAATTTTATTTATATGGAATTGATGATAATATTATTCGTGATTATTTTCCAATTAATATTGTAATGAAAGGTATGTTTAATATTATTAATAAAATATATGGTTTAATTTTTAAACAAAGAAAAGTATCCGTTTGGCATAAAAGTGTTATGTTTTTTGATGTTTTTAATTCAAAATATCAATTATATGGAAGTATTTATTTTGATTTATATATTCGTACAGAAAAACGTAGTGGTGCTTGGATGGATATATGTCAAACAAGAATGTTAAAAGAAAATGGAATAATTCAATATCCAATTGCTTATGTTAATTGTAATTTTACCCCATCTTCTAATAAAACTTTTTTACTCAATCATAATGAAGTTTTAACTTTATTCCATGAATTTGGACATGCTTTACATCATATTACTTCTAAAATAAATATATCTAATATTTCAGGAATTAATGGAATACCTTTAGATATTGTAGAATTTCCAAGTCAATTTATGGAATATTGGTGTTGGGAGATTAAATCTTTACAACTTATTTCTCAGCATTATAAAAAAAAAAATAATATTCCAGAAAATATAATTGATAAATTAATTAAATCTAAAAAATATAATTCTGCTTTATTACTTATGCGTCAAATAGAATTAAGTTTATTTGATATTAGAATACATAACGAATTTAATTTAAATAAAAAAAATCAGATATCAGATTTAATTACAGAAATAAGAAAAAATTTAATAACTATTTCTCCTATGCCTATTTGGTATAAATATACCAATGTATTTAATCATGTATTTGGTGGAGAATATGCTGCTGGATATTATAGTTATTTATGGGCAGAACAATTAGCTGCAGATTCTTTTTTATATTTTAAAAAAAATGGACTATTTAATCAAAAAATTGGAAAAAAATTTTTAAATAATCTTTTATCTTTAGGTAGTTCTCAAGATCCTCTTATCTTATTTAAAAAATTTAGAGGTAAAGAATTAAATAGTAATTCTATACTTATACAAAGAGGTATTAATTATAATTAA
- the rlmB gene encoding 23S rRNA (guanosine(2251)-2'-O)-methyltransferase RlmB has product MKDIIFGIHSVINILKKNPLSLKEIFILNSKKKSNKIKELFYYINKYNINIHRVNKKWLNKKTNNSIHQGIMAIINISKSFTEKDILKIINISKKIFILILDRITDTHNLGACIRSAVAFNVNMIILPKKNSVKINAMVKKISCGTSEYIPIIFVKNLKNTIDLLKSYKIKIMGADNNKKNSIIYYNKLIYPICLIMGSEDKGIKNTIKKKCDLLISIPMFNNLNSLNVSVATGICLFEIMRQNFIFNPKN; this is encoded by the coding sequence ATGAAAGATATTATTTTTGGAATACATTCTGTTATTAATATTTTAAAAAAAAATCCTCTTTCTTTAAAAGAGATATTTATTTTAAATAGTAAAAAAAAATCTAATAAAATTAAAGAATTATTTTATTATATTAATAAATATAACATAAATATACATAGAGTAAATAAAAAATGGCTTAATAAAAAAACTAATAATAGTATTCACCAAGGAATTATGGCAATAATAAATATATCAAAATCTTTCACTGAAAAAGATATTTTAAAAATTATTAATATTTCAAAAAAAATATTTATTCTTATTTTAGATAGAATTACAGATACTCATAATTTAGGAGCATGCATAAGAAGTGCTGTTGCATTTAATGTTAATATGATTATTTTACCTAAGAAGAATTCTGTTAAAATAAATGCTATGGTAAAAAAAATATCTTGTGGAACATCAGAATATATACCTATAATTTTTGTAAAAAATTTAAAAAATACTATTGATCTTCTAAAGTCTTATAAAATTAAAATAATGGGAGCTGATAATAATAAAAAAAATAGTATTATTTATTATAATAAATTAATATATCCTATATGTTTAATCATGGGATCTGAAGATAAAGGTATTAAAAATACTATTAAAAAAAAATGTGATTTATTAATTTCTATACCTATGTTTAATAATTTAAATTCTTTAAATGTTTCTGTAGCAACAGGAATTTGTCTATTTGAAATAATGAGACAAAATTTTATTTTTAATCCTAAAAATTAA
- the miaA gene encoding tRNA (adenosine(37)-N6)-dimethylallyltransferase MiaA, giving the protein MNKKNKKLPIVIFLMGTTASKKTYLATRLAKILPIELISVDSSLIYKKLDIGTDKPKKNDFFYEKHWLIDIKEPYQLYSVMEFYHDVLKIIDEIIKRGKIPFLVGGNMFYYNKLINTISPLLPKSNLKIRKIITNKIKDKLYKSYHHMLKTVDIISANKIHRNDIQRNLRALEIFFLTGKPLSELQKNIGTKIPYKIYQFGLTYYNRQILYKNIEKRIFKMLELGFEKEVRDLIKNEYLKIDFPAIRCIGYKQMFLYILNKISYKEMIEQTTINTRHLAKKQLTWLRYWKNIYWFDSNSIYKAYDFIIKFIKEKLNQ; this is encoded by the coding sequence ATGAATAAAAAAAATAAAAAATTACCAATAGTTATTTTTTTAATGGGAACTACAGCATCTAAAAAAACTTATTTAGCTACTAGATTAGCAAAAATTTTACCTATTGAATTAATTAGTGTAGATTCATCTTTAATTTATAAAAAATTAGATATAGGAACTGATAAACCAAAAAAAAATGATTTTTTTTATGAAAAACATTGGTTAATTGATATTAAAGAACCTTATCAATTATATTCTGTTATGGAATTTTATCATGATGTTTTAAAAATCATAGATGAAATTATTAAAAGAGGAAAAATCCCATTTTTAGTTGGAGGAAATATGTTTTATTATAATAAATTAATTAATACTATTTCTCCTTTATTACCTAAATCTAATCTTAAAATACGTAAAATAATTACTAATAAAATAAAAGATAAATTATATAAATCATATCATCATATGTTAAAAACAGTTGATATTATATCTGCAAATAAGATTCATCGTAATGATATACAAAGAAATTTAAGAGCTTTAGAAATATTTTTTTTAACTGGTAAACCATTAAGTGAATTACAAAAAAATATAGGTACTAAAATTCCTTATAAAATATATCAATTTGGATTAACTTATTATAATAGACAAATTTTATATAAAAATATAGAAAAGAGAATTTTTAAAATGTTAGAATTAGGTTTTGAAAAAGAAGTAAGAGATCTTATTAAAAATGAATATTTAAAAATTGATTTTCCTGCAATACGTTGCATTGGATATAAACAAATGTTTTTATATATTTTAAATAAAATTTCTTATAAAGAAATGATTGAACAAACTACTATTAATACACGTCATTTAGCAAAAAAACAACTAACTTGGTTACGTTATTGGAAAAATATATATTGGTTTGATAGCAACTCTATTTATAAAGCTTATGATTTTATCATTAAATTTATAAAAGAAAAATTAAATCAATAA
- the mutL gene encoding DNA mismatch repair endonuclease MutL encodes MSIKILPKDVIKKIAAGEVIDRPATVIKELIENSIDAKASQINLCIKKGGIKYIYINDNGIGMNKKNLILCIKRYATSKINNLDDLDSFESFGFRGEALTSIKTISRMTITSKTLRQKIAWQLYTEGFNEKIIYLKPISHPIGTTIILSDLFYNFPARRSYLSSEKIEFIYIKNIIKKIILMKFGIGIQFKYNNKIIYNFKQVTDNVSYSNRIKIICGNYFLKNALKIDYIYKKLELYGWIVFFKKENSTNTLFKYLYVNNRIVSTNFIYRIIKEIIYSYLNNDYSFSFIFFLKIEPNQIDINIHPQKNDICFYNIKLIYNFIFKNIKKLLFNNNFLKNTKNISLLKNNKENEQNLEYFLTKNKLLITNKSLFNDIKKKKIIYLDNLPNFYFKNFGKFLTILKNTYIIIEKENFLYSILIKKIIFLLLQIKFKLHLEKKNIISKIKTNIKIKIKEKEYFILYKIKLFLIKLGFNLKLNNKKNIYILCVPIFISFYNIKDFFLNLLKYFINIKKISLIKIKKWIINYIINIYTLWDYSKIINLLMELELLKLEENNFSIKKLFCLINI; translated from the coding sequence ATGTCTATTAAAATTTTACCTAAAGATGTTATAAAAAAGATAGCTGCAGGGGAAGTAATAGATAGACCTGCTACTGTTATTAAAGAATTAATTGAAAATAGTATTGATGCAAAAGCATCACAAATAAATTTATGTATAAAAAAAGGAGGTATAAAATACATTTATATAAATGATAATGGGATAGGGATGAATAAAAAAAATTTAATTTTGTGTATTAAAAGATATGCTACAAGTAAGATAAATAATCTAGATGATCTAGATTCTTTTGAAAGTTTTGGTTTTAGAGGAGAAGCTTTAACTAGTATAAAAACTATATCTAGAATGACTATTACATCTAAAACATTAAGACAAAAAATTGCTTGGCAATTATATACAGAAGGGTTTAATGAAAAAATTATTTATTTAAAACCAATTTCACATCCTATAGGAACTACTATTATTTTGTCTGATCTTTTTTATAATTTTCCTGCGAGAAGATCATATCTTTCTAGTGAAAAAATAGAGTTTATTTATATTAAAAATATTATTAAAAAAATTATTTTAATGAAATTTGGTATAGGAATACAATTTAAATATAATAATAAAATTATTTATAATTTTAAACAAGTAACTGATAATGTTTCTTATTCAAATAGAATAAAAATTATTTGTGGTAATTATTTTTTAAAAAATGCATTAAAAATAGATTATATATATAAAAAATTAGAATTATATGGATGGATAGTTTTTTTTAAAAAAGAAAATTCAACAAACACCTTATTTAAATATCTTTATGTTAATAATCGTATAGTATCTACTAATTTTATTTATCGTATTATTAAAGAAATAATATATAGTTATTTAAATAATGATTATAGTTTTTCTTTTATATTTTTTTTAAAAATAGAACCTAATCAAATTGATATAAATATACATCCTCAAAAAAATGATATATGTTTTTATAACATAAAATTAATATATAATTTTATATTTAAAAATATTAAAAAATTATTATTTAATAATAATTTTTTAAAAAATACAAAAAATATTAGTTTATTAAAAAATAATAAAGAAAATGAACAAAATTTAGAATATTTTTTGACCAAAAATAAGTTATTAATTACAAATAAATCATTATTTAATGATATTAAAAAAAAAAAGATAATCTATTTAGATAATTTACCAAATTTTTATTTTAAAAATTTTGGTAAATTTTTAACAATTTTAAAAAATACTTATATTATTATAGAAAAAGAAAATTTTTTATACTCTATTTTAATAAAAAAAATAATTTTTTTATTATTACAAATAAAATTTAAATTACATTTAGAAAAAAAAAATATTATAAGTAAAATAAAAACAAATATTAAAATAAAAATAAAAGAAAAAGAATATTTTATTTTATATAAAATAAAACTTTTTTTAATAAAACTAGGTTTTAATTTAAAATTAAATAATAAAAAGAATATTTACATATTATGTGTCCCTATATTTATATCATTTTATAATATAAAAGATTTTTTTTTAAATTTATTAAAATATTTTATAAATATAAAAAAAATTTCTTTAATTAAAATTAAAAAATGGATAATTAATTATATAATTAATATATATACATTATGGGATTATTCTAAAATTATAAATTTATTAATGGAATTAGAATTATTAAAATTAGAAGAAAATAATTTTTCTATAAAAAAATTATTTTGTTTAATAAACATATAA
- the orn gene encoding oligoribonuclease — protein MQINNNLLIWLDLEMTGLNPNKDHIIEIAIVITNINLDIINKGIVIPIYQSNNILNYMNSWCKNIHKKTGLIKRIKNSKFNEKKAEIYILDFLKYYIKPNTTPLCGNSIYKDRIFLYNYMPKLEKYFHYRNIDISSIKELVKRWKPKIYSKLEEKKHQHNAYNDIYESINELKFYKNFVFNNKLLSKID, from the coding sequence GTGCAAATTAATAATAATTTATTAATATGGTTAGATTTAGAAATGACAGGACTTAATCCTAATAAAGATCATATAATTGAAATTGCTATAGTTATTACTAATATTAATTTAGATATTATAAATAAAGGTATAGTTATCCCAATATATCAATCAAATAATATTTTAAATTATATGAATTCATGGTGTAAAAATATACATAAAAAAACTGGTTTAATTAAAAGAATTAAAAATAGTAAATTTAATGAAAAAAAAGCAGAAATATATATTTTAGATTTCTTAAAATATTATATTAAACCTAATACCACACCTTTATGTGGTAATAGTATTTATAAAGATCGTATATTTTTATATAATTATATGCCTAAATTAGAAAAATATTTTCATTATCGAAATATTGATATTAGTTCAATAAAAGAACTTGTTAAAAGATGGAAACCTAAAATTTATTCTAAATTAGAAGAAAAAAAACATCAACATAATGCATATAATGATATATATGAATCTATAAATGAATTAAAATTTTATAAAAATTTTGTTTTTAATAATAAATTATTATCTAAAATAGATTGA
- the asd gene encoding archaetidylserine decarboxylase (Phosphatidylserine decarboxylase is synthesized as a single chain precursor. Generation of the pyruvoyl active site from a Ser is coupled to cleavage of a Gly-Ser bond between the larger (beta) and smaller (alpha chains). It is an integral membrane protein.) codes for MKETQYPNIFYYKTFNKFFIRKLNMNNRPIDNNINHIIQNTDGIINELGIIKKNKLLQFKGCKYLLYDLLGQNKNIYKIFTNGYFINIYLSPRNYHRIHISYNGFLLKMIYIPGKSFPVNNIFSENLRNLFILNERVIFLFKISFGFMIKILIGT; via the coding sequence ATGAAAGAAACACAATATCCTAATATTTTTTATTATAAAACTTTTAATAAATTTTTTATAAGAAAATTAAATATGAATAATAGACCAATTGATAATAATATAAATCACATAATTCAAAATACAGATGGTATTATTAATGAATTAGGTATTATAAAAAAAAATAAACTTTTGCAATTTAAAGGTTGTAAATATTTATTATATGATCTTTTAGGCCAAAATAAAAATATATATAAAATTTTCACTAATGGATATTTTATTAATATATATTTATCACCTAGAAATTATCATAGAATACATATATCTTATAATGGTTTTTTATTAAAAATGATATATATACCTGGAAAGTCATTTCCAGTTAATAATATATTTTCTGAAAATTTACGTAATTTATTTATTTTAAATGAAAGAGTAATTTTTTTATTTAAAATATCTTTTGGTTTTATGATTAAAATTTTAATTGGTACTTAA
- the epmA gene encoding elongation factor P--(R)-beta-lysine ligase — translation MKNLNYLTSAKINDLIKRTIIIKKIRKFFDNKNFIEVETPILTQFENTNIYLQQFNTNFINNKNKKKLFLITSPEFHMKRILASKINSSIYQICHSFRNGELGQYHNPEFTMLEWYHKNYHLKQLMAEIDNFFVKFGFKKLKRYSYKKIFLKYFKINPFHISKKKLLFLIEKIGFVKNKNNTLITDNYLQILFDLYIVPKLGLKSPVLIYNFPASQKTTETINIKNKNIANRFEIFFKGVELGNGFHELTNYKEQKKRFNEDNNKRKLIGLPIKKVDIYFLKAIKYGISNYSGMAIGLDRFIMFLLKKKSIHKSISFSIKNA, via the coding sequence ATGAAAAATTTAAATTACTTAACTAGTGCAAAAATAAATGATTTAATTAAACGTACTATTATAATAAAAAAAATAAGAAAATTTTTTGATAATAAAAATTTTATTGAAGTAGAAACTCCAATATTAACTCAATTTGAAAATACAAATATTTATTTACAACAATTTAATACAAATTTTATTAATAATAAAAATAAAAAAAAATTATTTTTAATTACTAGTCCTGAATTTCATATGAAAAGGATACTTGCATCTAAAATAAATTCTTCAATTTATCAAATATGTCATAGTTTTCGTAATGGTGAATTAGGTCAATATCATAATCCTGAATTTACTATGCTAGAATGGTATCATAAAAATTATCATTTAAAACAATTAATGGCAGAAATAGATAATTTTTTTGTAAAATTTGGATTTAAGAAACTTAAAAGATATTCATATAAAAAAATTTTTTTAAAATATTTTAAAATAAATCCTTTTCATATAAGTAAAAAAAAACTTTTATTTTTAATAGAAAAAATAGGTTTTGTAAAAAATAAAAATAATACTTTAATTACAGATAATTACTTACAAATATTATTTGATTTATATATTGTACCTAAATTAGGATTAAAATCTCCTGTATTAATATATAATTTTCCTGCCTCTCAAAAAACTACAGAAACTATAAATATAAAAAATAAAAATATAGCAAATAGATTTGAAATATTTTTTAAAGGTGTTGAATTAGGCAATGGATTTCATGAATTAACAAATTATAAAGAACAAAAAAAAAGATTTAATGAAGATAATAATAAACGTAAATTAATAGGGTTACCAATTAAAAAAGTTGATATTTATTTCTTAAAAGCAATAAAATATGGTATTTCAAATTATTCAGGTATGGCAATAGGTTTAGATAGATTTATTATGTTTTTACTAAAAAAAAAATCTATTCATAAATCTATTAGTTTTTCTATAAAAAATGCTTAA
- the efp gene encoding elongation factor P, whose translation MINYYSNNFKIGMKFIFLNQPYIIESSEFVKPGKGQAFVRIKMRNLITEKLIDKTFKSTDNLNTADIFEKKLKYLYNEKNYFYYFMDKNNFEQIIIHSKIIKNKKKWLISQYDYIITFWNKSPIFLILPNFLNLKVISTNMILKGDTVNNNKQAIISNGEIIKVPSFIKIGDIIKIDTRKKKYISRFK comes from the coding sequence ATGATTAACTATTATAGTAATAATTTTAAAATTGGAATGAAATTTATTTTTTTAAACCAACCATATATTATAGAATCTAGTGAATTTGTTAAACCTGGAAAAGGACAAGCATTTGTTAGAATAAAAATGAGAAATTTAATCACGGAAAAATTAATTGATAAAACATTTAAATCTACTGATAATCTAAATACAGCAGATATTTTTGAAAAAAAATTAAAATATTTATACAATGAAAAAAATTATTTTTATTATTTTATGGATAAAAATAATTTTGAACAAATTATAATTCATAGTAAAATTATAAAAAATAAAAAAAAATGGTTAATTTCTCAATATGATTATATTATAACATTTTGGAATAAATCACCAATATTTTTAATATTACCTAATTTTTTAAATTTAAAAGTAATAAGTACAAATATGATTTTAAAAGGAGATACAGTAAATAATAATAAACAAGCTATAATTAGTAACGGAGAAATAATAAAAGTTCCATCTTTTATTAAAATTGGAGATATAATTAAAATTGATACAAGAAAAAAAAAATATATTTCTCGTTTTAAATAA